The following are encoded in a window of Mycobacterium decipiens genomic DNA:
- a CDS encoding DEDDh family exonuclease, translating into MSHTWGRPASHPDRGWAVIDVETSGFRPGQARIISLAVLGLDALGRLEQSVVSLLNPGVDPGPTHVHGLTAAMLEDQPQFGDVADDVVEVLRGRTLVAHNVAFDYAFLAAEAEIAEAELPVDFVMCTVELARRLQLDIDNLRLETLAAHWGVTQQRPHDAFDDARVLAGILAAALESAREHDVWLPVHPVTRRRWPNGRVTHDELRPLKALAARMTCPYLNPGRYVQGRPLVQGMRVALAAEVRRTHEELVERILHAGLAYADAVDRETSLVVCNDAAPEQGKGYHALQLGVPVVSDAQFMACVGSVVGGNSMEQFTDATLVNEQFALF; encoded by the coding sequence GTGAGCCACACCTGGGGACGGCCGGCCAGCCACCCGGACCGGGGTTGGGCCGTCATCGACGTCGAGACCTCGGGCTTTCGACCGGGCCAGGCCCGGATCATCAGCCTTGCAGTGCTGGGTCTGGACGCCCTCGGCCGGCTGGAGCAATCCGTGGTCAGCCTGCTGAATCCGGGTGTGGACCCGGGCCCCACCCACGTGCATGGCCTGACCGCTGCCATGCTCGAAGACCAGCCGCAGTTCGGCGATGTAGCCGATGACGTGGTCGAGGTGCTGCGTGGGCGCACTCTGGTGGCGCACAATGTCGCGTTCGACTACGCCTTCCTGGCTGCCGAAGCCGAGATCGCCGAGGCCGAACTCCCGGTCGACTTTGTCATGTGCACGGTCGAGCTGGCCCGCCGACTGCAGCTCGACATCGACAATCTACGGCTGGAGACGCTTGCCGCGCATTGGGGCGTGACCCAGCAACGGCCGCACGACGCATTCGACGACGCCCGGGTCTTGGCCGGCATACTGGCAGCCGCCCTAGAGAGCGCGCGTGAACATGACGTTTGGCTGCCGGTACACCCGGTGACCCGACGCCGGTGGCCCAACGGCCGGGTGACCCACGACGAGCTGCGACCGCTCAAGGCGCTGGCTGCTCGGATGACCTGTCCCTATCTCAACCCGGGTCGCTATGTCCAGGGCAGGCCGCTGGTGCAGGGAATGCGGGTCGCGCTGGCGGCCGAGGTAAGACGGACCCACGAGGAACTCGTCGAACGGATCCTGCATGCCGGGCTGGCCTACGCCGATGCCGTCGACCGCGAGACCTCGCTGGTGGTGTGCAACGATGCCGCCCCCGAACAGGGCAAGGGATATCACGCCCTGCAGCTAGGGGTGCCAGTGGTTTCCGACGCCCAATTCATGGCCTGCGTTGGTTCCGTCGTCGGCGGCAACAGCATGGAGCAATTCACCGACGCCACCCTGGTCAACGAGCAGTTCGCCCTGTTCTGA
- a CDS encoding Mur ligase family protein: protein MVTTRAHLALAAGASARWASRVTGRGAGAMIGGLVAMTLDRSILRQLGAGRRTVVLTGTNGKSTTTRMTAAALAASDPNGSVATNAEGANMDAGLVAALAADRHAKMAALEVDEMHVPHVLDAVEAAVVVLLNLSRDQLDRVGEINVIERTLRAGLARHPNAVVVANCDDVLMTSAAYDSPNVVWVAAGGAWSNDSVSCPRSGEVIVREQGHWYSTGADFKRPSPHWWFDDNTLYGPDGLALPMRLALPGTVNRGNAAEAVAAAVTLGADPSVAVAAVSQVDEVAGRYRTVRIGGHEARILLAKNPAGWQEALSMVDKHAAGVVISVNGQVPDGEDLSWLWDVRFEHFEESFKATPVVAAGERGTDLAVRLGYAGVKHTLVHDTVAAIASCPPGRVEVVVNYTAFLQLQRRLARHG, encoded by the coding sequence GTGGTTACCACCCGTGCACACCTAGCCCTCGCCGCCGGCGCGAGCGCGCGGTGGGCGTCGCGGGTAACCGGACGCGGGGCCGGGGCGATGATCGGCGGCCTGGTCGCGATGACCCTGGACCGTTCGATTCTGCGCCAGCTTGGGGCGGGCCGGCGCACGGTCGTGCTCACCGGTACCAACGGCAAGTCGACGACCACCCGGATGACTGCTGCCGCGCTGGCAGCGTCGGACCCCAACGGTTCAGTGGCCACCAACGCCGAGGGGGCCAACATGGACGCCGGCCTGGTGGCCGCGCTCGCCGCTGACCGCCACGCCAAGATGGCGGCGCTGGAAGTCGACGAGATGCACGTGCCGCACGTCTTAGATGCAGTAGAAGCTGCGGTCGTCGTTTTGCTCAACCTGTCGCGCGATCAACTCGATCGGGTCGGTGAGATCAACGTGATCGAGCGCACGCTGCGCGCCGGCCTGGCCCGGCACCCGAACGCGGTCGTGGTCGCAAACTGTGACGACGTGCTGATGACGTCGGCCGCCTACGACAGCCCGAACGTCGTATGGGTGGCCGCGGGTGGCGCATGGTCGAACGACTCGGTCAGCTGCCCACGCAGCGGTGAGGTGATCGTCCGCGAACAGGGCCACTGGTATTCCACCGGCGCCGACTTCAAGCGACCCAGCCCGCACTGGTGGTTCGACGACAACACCCTGTACGGGCCCGACGGGCTGGCCCTGCCGATGCGGCTGGCACTGCCCGGCACGGTGAATCGCGGCAATGCCGCTGAGGCCGTCGCCGCAGCCGTCACGCTGGGTGCCGACCCGTCTGTGGCCGTCGCCGCGGTGTCCCAAGTTGACGAGGTCGCCGGGCGCTACCGGACCGTCCGGATCGGCGGGCACGAAGCGCGCATCCTGCTCGCCAAGAATCCAGCCGGCTGGCAGGAAGCGCTGTCGATGGTGGACAAGCACGCGGCTGGAGTGGTCATCTCGGTTAACGGGCAGGTGCCCGACGGCGAGGACCTGTCCTGGCTCTGGGATGTGCGTTTCGAGCACTTCGAGGAGTCCTTCAAAGCGACCCCAGTCGTGGCCGCCGGCGAACGCGGCACCGACCTGGCGGTACGCCTCGGGTATGCGGGAGTGAAGCACACCCTGGTGCACGACACCGTGGCAGCCATCGCATCATGCCCGCCCGGGCGGGTGGAGGTCGTCGTCAACTACACCGCGTTCCTTCAGCTGCAGCGCAGATTGGCGCGCCATGGCTGA
- a CDS encoding type 1 glutamine amidotransferase — MVRIGLVLPDVMGTYGDGGNAVVLRQRLLLRGIAAEIIEITLADPVPESLDLYTLGGAEDYAQRLATRHLLRYPGLQRAAARGAPVLAICAAIQVLGHWYETSSGERVDGVGMLDVTTSPQQARTIGELVSKPLLAGLTQRLTGFENHRGGTVLGSAASPLGAVLKGAGNRAGGGVDGVAQGSVVASYMHGPCLARNPELADLLLSTVVGELAPLDLPEVDLLRRERLRA; from the coding sequence ATGGTGCGGATCGGGCTGGTATTGCCCGACGTGATGGGCACCTACGGCGACGGCGGCAACGCCGTGGTGCTGCGGCAGCGGCTACTGTTGCGCGGCATCGCCGCCGAGATCATCGAGATCACGCTGGCCGATCCGGTACCGGAGTCGCTGGACCTCTACACGCTGGGCGGCGCGGAGGATTACGCGCAGCGCTTGGCCACCCGGCACCTGCTTCGGTATCCGGGCCTGCAACGCGCCGCGGCTCGGGGTGCCCCAGTGCTGGCGATCTGTGCGGCCATCCAGGTGCTCGGGCACTGGTACGAAACGTCGTCGGGGGAACGGGTCGACGGCGTGGGCATGCTGGACGTCACCACGTCGCCGCAGCAGGCGCGCACCATTGGCGAGCTGGTCAGCAAGCCGTTGCTGGCCGGCTTGACGCAACGCCTCACCGGTTTCGAGAACCACCGAGGCGGTACCGTCCTCGGATCCGCGGCGTCACCGCTGGGCGCGGTGCTCAAGGGTGCGGGTAACCGGGCCGGCGGCGGGGTTGACGGGGTGGCGCAGGGCAGCGTGGTCGCCAGCTACATGCACGGGCCGTGTCTGGCGCGAAACCCCGAGCTGGCCGACCTATTGCTGAGCACGGTTGTGGGTGAGCTGGCGCCACTGGATCTGCCCGAGGTGGATCTGTTACGTCGCGAGCGGTTGCGCGCCTAG
- a CDS encoding DUF559 domain-containing protein: protein MREVFLGSEALAQGRLTEYQLRRWHRAIFRDVFVRKEHEPSLRDRIEGAWLRSGRRGVIAGVAAAALHGAQWIDDDVPIELIWSNTRPPPGLIARAGTLGDDEICRVGGLPVTSLARTAYDLGRHLPRGQAVARLDALSRATPFSTEEVLLLAKRRAGARGIRRLRAALPLVDAGAASPKETWLRLLLIDADFPAPTTQIPVVDRYRTVAVLDMGWEKFKVAVEYDGDHHRSDRRQYVWDQRRLRKLAELGWTIIRVIAEDAPDGVVLRVREVLVARGWRP from the coding sequence GTGCGTGAGGTGTTCCTTGGCAGTGAAGCGCTGGCGCAGGGCCGGCTCACCGAATACCAGCTGCGTCGGTGGCATCGGGCCATATTTCGTGACGTCTTCGTCCGGAAAGAGCACGAGCCGTCGCTTCGCGACCGGATCGAGGGAGCGTGGTTGCGATCCGGGCGACGAGGTGTCATCGCCGGTGTCGCTGCCGCTGCGCTGCATGGTGCCCAGTGGATTGACGACGACGTTCCGATCGAGCTGATCTGGTCCAACACCAGGCCGCCGCCCGGGCTCATCGCTCGTGCCGGGACGTTGGGCGACGACGAGATTTGCCGTGTAGGTGGCCTGCCGGTCACGTCACTGGCGCGCACCGCGTACGACCTCGGTCGGCATCTGCCGCGGGGGCAGGCCGTGGCGCGCTTGGACGCGCTGTCGCGGGCGACGCCGTTCTCAACCGAAGAAGTGTTGTTGCTGGCCAAGCGCCGCGCGGGGGCGCGTGGTATTCGGCGGTTGCGGGCTGCGTTACCACTTGTCGACGCCGGCGCGGCGTCGCCCAAGGAGACCTGGCTGCGGTTGCTCTTGATTGACGCAGACTTTCCAGCCCCGACCACACAGATACCGGTGGTCGACCGGTACCGCACCGTGGCGGTGCTCGATATGGGTTGGGAGAAATTCAAGGTGGCCGTCGAGTATGACGGCGACCACCACCGCAGCGACCGCCGCCAGTACGTATGGGATCAGCGGCGGCTGCGCAAACTTGCGGAGCTGGGCTGGACCATCATCCGAGTGATCGCCGAGGATGCGCCCGACGGCGTTGTGCTGCGGGTACGTGAGGTGCTCGTTGCCCGCGGTTGGCGGCCCTAG
- the recR gene encoding recombination mediator RecR: MFEGPVQDLIDELGKLPGIGPKSAQRIAFHLLSVEPSDIDRLAAVLAKVREGVRFCAVCGNVSDDERCRICSDTRRDGAVVCVVEEPKDIQAVERTREFRGRYHVLGGALDPLSGIGPEQLRIRELLSRIGERVDDVDITEVIIATDPNTEGEATATYLVRMLRDIPGLTVTRIASGLPMGGDLEFADELTLGRALIGRRVLA; encoded by the coding sequence ATGTTTGAGGGACCCGTCCAGGACCTGATCGACGAACTCGGCAAGTTGCCGGGGATCGGACCCAAGAGCGCGCAGCGCATCGCCTTTCATTTGTTGTCGGTCGAACCGTCGGACATCGACCGGCTGGCCGCCGTGCTGGCGAAGGTTCGGGAGGGCGTGCGGTTCTGTGCGGTGTGCGGAAACGTCTCCGACGACGAGCGGTGCAGAATTTGTTCGGATACCCGTCGAGATGGCGCTGTGGTGTGCGTTGTCGAGGAGCCGAAAGATATCCAGGCCGTGGAGCGCACCCGAGAGTTCCGCGGCCGCTACCACGTCCTGGGCGGGGCGCTCGATCCGTTGTCTGGAATTGGTCCTGAGCAGCTGCGGATCCGCGAGCTGCTGAGCCGCATCGGTGAGCGGGTCGACGATGTCGACATCACCGAGGTGATCATCGCCACCGATCCCAATACCGAGGGTGAGGCGACCGCCACCTACCTGGTGCGGATGCTGCGCGACATCCCCGGCCTGACCGTGACGCGGATCGCCTCCGGGCTGCCGATGGGCGGCGATCTGGAGTTCGCCGACGAATTGACCCTCGGCCGGGCCCTCATCGGCCGCCGCGTGCTTGCCTGA
- a CDS encoding YbaB/EbfC family nucleoid-associated protein, with amino-acid sequence MQPGGDMSALLAQAQQMQQKLLEAQQQLANSEVHGQAGGGLVKVVVKGSGEVIGVTIDPKVVDPNDIETLQDLIVGAMRDASQQVTKMAQERLGALAGAMRPPAPPAAPPGPGMPGAPGMPGAPGMPGAPGMPGAPGMPGAPGMPGAPGVPPAPGV; translated from the coding sequence ATGCAACCCGGAGGCGATATGTCGGCACTGCTCGCCCAGGCGCAGCAGATGCAGCAAAAGCTATTGGAGGCCCAGCAACAGTTGGCTAACTCTGAGGTGCACGGTCAAGCCGGTGGTGGCTTGGTCAAGGTCGTCGTCAAAGGCAGCGGCGAGGTGATCGGCGTGACGATCGACCCCAAGGTCGTCGACCCGAACGACATCGAGACCTTGCAGGACCTGATCGTCGGTGCGATGCGCGACGCATCTCAGCAAGTTACGAAGATGGCACAGGAGCGGTTGGGTGCGCTGGCCGGCGCGATGCGCCCGCCGGCGCCACCGGCCGCGCCGCCCGGGCCGGGCATGCCAGGAGCACCCGGTATGCCAGGAGCACCGGGTATGCCAGGAGCACCGGGTATGCCAGGAGCACCCGGTATGCCAGGAGCACCCGGTATGCCAGGAGCACCGGGCGTACCACCTGCGCCGGGGGTCTGA
- a CDS encoding Rv3717 family N-acetylmuramoyl-L-alanine amidase, translating to MDVRVGLRVGFAVVVGVIVATWTPTIPAATATPSNIAGMVVFIDPGHNGANDASIGNQVPTGRGGTKDCQASGTSSNSGYPEHTFTWETALRLRAALNALGVRTALSRGNDNALGPCVDARANMANALHPNAIVSLHADGGPASGRGFHVNYSAPPLNAVQAGPSVRFAEIMRDQLQASGIPKANYIGKDGLYGRSDLAGLNLAQYPSILVELGNMKNPADSALMESTEGRQRYANALLRGVAGFLATQGLAR from the coding sequence GTGGACGTACGAGTTGGCCTGCGTGTCGGATTCGCCGTGGTCGTCGGGGTAATCGTCGCCACGTGGACACCGACTATCCCGGCCGCGACCGCAACCCCCTCCAACATAGCGGGCATGGTCGTATTCATCGATCCCGGCCACAACGGAGCCAACGACGCATCCATCGGCAACCAGGTGCCCACCGGTCGCGGCGGCACCAAGGACTGCCAAGCCAGTGGAACGTCGAGCAACAGCGGCTATCCGGAGCACACCTTCACCTGGGAAACCGCCTTGCGACTGCGGGCCGCGTTGAATGCGCTGGGGGTACGGACCGCCCTGTCACGCGGTAATGACAACGCGCTTGGACCGTGTGTCGATGCGCGCGCCAACATGGCCAACGCGTTGCACCCCAACGCAATCGTCAGCCTGCACGCCGACGGCGGGCCAGCGTCCGGCCGCGGATTCCATGTCAACTATTCGGCCCCGCCGCTCAACGCTGTCCAGGCCGGTCCCTCGGTGCGGTTCGCCGAGATCATGCGCGACCAGCTGCAGGCCTCGGGGATTCCGAAGGCGAACTACATCGGGAAGGACGGCCTGTACGGGCGTTCGGACCTAGCCGGCCTGAACCTGGCGCAGTATCCGTCGATCCTGGTCGAGCTGGGCAACATGAAGAACCCCGCAGATTCGGCGTTGATGGAGTCCACCGAGGGTAGGCAAAGGTACGCCAATGCCCTGTTGCGCGGCGTCGCGGGCTTTCTGGCCACCCAGGGCCTGGCGCGTTAG
- a CDS encoding SRPBCC family protein: MGQVSAASTILINAEPAAVLDALVDYENVRPKILSPHYSEYQVLEGGKGRGTVAKWRLQATESRVRDVQVNVDIAGHTVIEQDVSSSMITNWTVAPAGPGSSVTVKTTWNGAGGVKGFFEKTFAPLGLKKIQAEVLANLKSELES, translated from the coding sequence ATGGGACAGGTGAGCGCAGCCAGCACGATCTTGATCAATGCCGAACCCGCGGCCGTGCTCGACGCGCTGGTCGACTATGAAAACGTACGCCCTAAAATCTTGTCCCCGCACTACAGCGAGTACCAGGTGCTCGAGGGCGGCAAGGGGCGGGGCACGGTCGCCAAGTGGCGCCTGCAAGCGACCGAATCACGCGTTCGCGACGTGCAGGTCAACGTGGACATTGCGGGGCACACCGTCATCGAGCAGGACGTGAGCTCGTCCATGATCACCAACTGGACGGTGGCGCCAGCGGGACCCGGTTCCAGCGTCACCGTAAAGACCACCTGGAACGGCGCGGGCGGGGTCAAGGGCTTCTTCGAAAAGACCTTTGCGCCGCTGGGGCTGAAGAAGATCCAGGCCGAGGTGCTGGCCAACCTGAAGAGCGAACTGGAGAGCTAA
- a CDS encoding FAD-binding oxidoreductase, which produces MVPVPGSAQSAYAAGVEQLLASYRSIPATASVRLAKSTSNLFRARVKRDARGLDVSGLTGVIGIDPEARTADVAGMCTYENLVAETLQYGLSPLVVPQLKTITLGGAVTGLGIESASFRNGLPHESVLEMDILTGSGELLTVSPNQHSDLYRAFPNSYGTLGYSTRLRIQLEPVSPFVTLRHIRFHSLTAMVAAMERIIDTGGVDGEPVDYLDGVVFSPDESYLCIGTQTTTPGPVSDYTGGDIYYRSIQHDTETKEDRLTIHDYFWRWDTDWFWCSRSFGAQNPRLRRWWPRRYRRSSVYWKLVAADQRFGITARIEKRKGRPARERVVQDVEVPIERTCEFLEWFADFVPISPIWLCPLRLRDHAGWPLYPIRPDHSYVNIGFWSSVPVGATEGATNRKIEEKVSALDGHKSLYSDSYYTREEFDELYGGEAYNIVKKAYDPDSRLLDLYAKVVQRR; this is translated from the coding sequence GTGGTGCCTGTCCCTGGATCTGCACAGTCGGCTTACGCCGCCGGCGTCGAGCAGTTGCTGGCAAGTTATCGATCCATCCCCGCGACTGCGTCCGTCCGCCTCGCCAAGTCCACCTCAAACCTGTTCCGCGCCCGCGTCAAACGCGATGCGCGAGGCCTGGATGTGTCAGGACTGACCGGTGTCATCGGTATCGATCCCGAGGCCCGCACCGCCGATGTGGCCGGCATGTGCACCTACGAGAACCTGGTCGCCGAAACACTGCAATACGGCCTATCGCCACTGGTGGTTCCGCAGCTGAAGACCATCACCCTGGGCGGAGCGGTCACCGGCTTGGGTATCGAATCGGCGTCGTTCCGCAACGGCCTACCCCACGAATCGGTGCTGGAGATGGATATCCTCACCGGCTCCGGCGAACTTCTCACCGTATCGCCCAACCAGCACTCCGATCTGTACCGTGCGTTTCCTAATTCGTATGGCACACTGGGATATTCAACTCGGCTTCGAATCCAGCTGGAGCCGGTCAGTCCGTTCGTCACACTGCGGCACATCCGTTTTCACTCGTTGACAGCGATGGTCGCCGCGATGGAACGGATCATCGATACCGGCGGAGTGGACGGTGAGCCGGTGGACTATCTCGATGGGGTGGTTTTCAGCCCCGACGAAAGCTACTTGTGCATAGGCACGCAAACGACGACGCCGGGCCCGGTCAGTGATTACACCGGCGGAGACATCTACTACCGGTCGATCCAGCACGATACGGAAACCAAAGAAGACCGGTTGACCATCCACGATTACTTCTGGCGCTGGGACACCGATTGGTTCTGGTGCTCACGATCGTTTGGTGCGCAGAACCCGCGGCTGCGCCGTTGGTGGCCGCGGCGCTACCGGCGCAGCAGTGTCTACTGGAAGTTGGTGGCTGCCGATCAGCGCTTCGGAATCACCGCCCGGATCGAGAAGCGCAAGGGTCGTCCCGCACGGGAGCGGGTAGTACAGGACGTCGAGGTGCCAATCGAACGGACCTGCGAGTTTCTGGAGTGGTTCGCAGACTTCGTGCCCATCTCGCCAATCTGGTTGTGCCCGTTACGGCTTCGTGATCACGCCGGCTGGCCGCTGTATCCGATCCGGCCGGACCACAGCTACGTCAACATCGGGTTCTGGTCATCGGTGCCGGTTGGCGCCACCGAGGGCGCCACCAACCGCAAGATCGAGGAGAAGGTGAGTGCACTCGACGGGCACAAATCGCTGTACTCCGACTCCTACTACACCCGCGAGGAATTCGATGAACTCTATGGCGGTGAGGCGTACAACATCGTAAAGAAGGCTTATGATCCCGATTCGCGTCTGCTGGATCTCTACGCAAAGGTGGTGCAACGACGATGA
- a CDS encoding class I SAM-dependent methyltransferase: MTATKETSQPTRISWGKLSMAEILAIFTATGQQPLKFTAYDGSTAGQPDARLGLDLRTPRGATYLATAPGELGIARAYISGDLQTHGVHPGDPYELLKTLTDRVDFKRPSARVLANVVRSIGVEHLLPIAPPPQETPPRWRRIANGLLHSKTRDAEAIHHHYDVSNTFYEWVLGPSMTYTCAVYPNEEATLQEAQENKYRLIFEKLRLQPGDHLLDVGCGWGGMVRYAARHGVRVIGATLSAEQAKWAQQAIEDEGLADLAQVRHSDYRDVAEIGFDAVSSIGLTEHIGIKNYPFYFGFLKSKLRTGGLLLNHCITRHDNRSTSFAGGFTDRYVFPDGELTGSGRIVTEIQEVGLEVLHAENFRHHYAMTLRDWCRNLVEHWDDAVAEVGLATAKVWGLYMAASRVAFEQNNLQLHHVLATKMDTTGGDNLPLRPWWQP; this comes from the coding sequence ATGACAGCGACAAAGGAGACGAGCCAGCCCACCCGCATCTCTTGGGGCAAACTGAGCATGGCCGAGATCCTGGCGATCTTCACCGCCACGGGGCAGCAACCGCTGAAGTTCACGGCGTATGACGGCAGCACCGCCGGGCAACCCGACGCGCGACTGGGCCTGGACCTTCGGACTCCCCGCGGCGCCACCTACCTGGCCACCGCTCCCGGCGAACTCGGAATTGCCCGCGCCTACATATCGGGCGACCTGCAGACGCACGGTGTGCATCCCGGCGATCCATACGAACTGCTCAAGACGCTGACCGACCGGGTTGACTTCAAACGGCCGTCGGCGCGAGTGCTGGCCAATGTCGTGCGCTCAATCGGCGTGGAGCATTTGCTGCCGATCGCGCCGCCACCGCAGGAGACGCCGCCTCGGTGGCGCCGGATCGCTAATGGCTTGCTGCACAGTAAAACCCGCGACGCCGAGGCCATCCATCACCACTACGACGTCTCCAACACCTTCTACGAGTGGGTGCTCGGGCCGTCGATGACCTACACCTGCGCGGTCTATCCCAACGAAGAGGCGACGCTGCAAGAGGCGCAAGAGAACAAGTACCGGCTGATATTCGAGAAGTTGCGGCTACAGCCGGGTGACCACCTCCTCGACGTCGGTTGCGGCTGGGGTGGCATGGTGCGCTACGCCGCCCGACATGGCGTCCGGGTGATAGGTGCCACGCTATCGGCCGAGCAGGCGAAGTGGGCGCAGCAAGCGATCGAGGACGAAGGATTGGCCGACCTCGCGCAGGTGCGGCACTCCGACTACCGCGATGTGGCCGAGATCGGCTTCGACGCGGTTTCGTCGATCGGGCTAACCGAGCACATCGGCATCAAGAATTACCCCTTCTACTTCGGATTCCTGAAGTCGAAGTTGCGCACCGGCGGCCTGCTGCTCAATCACTGCATTACCCGCCACGACAATAGGTCCACTTCCTTTGCCGGCGGGTTCACCGACCGCTACGTCTTCCCCGACGGGGAGCTGACGGGCTCGGGACGCATTGTTACCGAGATCCAGGAGGTCGGTTTGGAGGTGTTGCACGCAGAGAACTTCCGCCATCACTACGCCATGACGCTGCGCGACTGGTGCCGCAACCTCGTCGAACACTGGGACGACGCGGTCGCTGAGGTCGGCCTGGCAACCGCCAAGGTGTGGGGCCTGTACATGGCGGCTTCGCGGGTGGCCTTCGAACAAAACAACTTGCAGCTGCATCACGTGCTGGCCACCAAGATGGACACCACGGGCGGCGACAACTTGCCGTTGCGGCCCTGGTGGCAGCCGTAA